The following coding sequences are from one Desulfomicrobium macestii window:
- a CDS encoding glutamate-5-semialdehyde dehydrogenase — MNLESQMRELAASARTAARTLATATGLERNRALLALADLLHDSRQEIFAANTLDLEAARAAGLDEARLDRLRITDGGVDSMAAACRHVASLSDPVGEVEGMIRRPNGLLVGRMRIPLGVIAIIYESRPNVTIDAAILCLKAGNSVILRGGSEAYHSNQILGGLLRRALDTAGLPEGCVQIVPTTDRAAVKHLLALDEYIDVVIPRGGEGLIRAVVKDATMPVLKHYKGVCHIYVHKDADQEQALSIVENAKVQRPGVCNALECLLVHEGVAREFLPRLAALLAPLGVSFRACPRSLPLLGDTATHAEVDDFGREFLSLTLAVKIVDTQAEAEEHIARYGSGHSEAILTRTHDRAMRFLRTVDASCVLINASTRFNDGGELGLGAEIGISTSKIHAYGPMGVKELTSLKYIVFGEGQVRV; from the coding sequence ATGAATCTGGAATCACAAATGCGCGAGCTGGCCGCATCGGCACGGACCGCCGCAAGGACACTGGCCACGGCCACGGGCCTTGAGCGCAACAGGGCGCTTCTGGCTTTGGCCGACCTGCTGCACGATTCTCGACAGGAAATTTTTGCGGCCAACACTCTTGATCTGGAGGCCGCGCGTGCCGCCGGGCTGGACGAGGCGCGCCTTGATCGCCTGCGCATCACCGATGGCGGCGTGGATTCCATGGCCGCCGCCTGCCGCCACGTGGCCTCTCTGTCCGACCCGGTGGGCGAGGTGGAAGGCATGATAAGGCGCCCCAACGGTCTGCTCGTCGGACGCATGCGCATTCCTCTGGGCGTCATCGCCATCATCTACGAATCCCGCCCCAATGTGACCATCGACGCGGCCATCCTCTGCCTCAAGGCCGGCAACAGCGTCATTCTGCGCGGAGGTTCCGAGGCCTATCACTCCAACCAGATTCTGGGTGGCTTGCTGCGCCGGGCCCTGGACACGGCCGGATTGCCCGAGGGTTGCGTGCAGATCGTGCCGACCACGGACCGGGCCGCCGTCAAGCATCTGCTGGCCCTGGACGAATACATCGACGTGGTCATCCCGCGCGGCGGCGAAGGGTTGATCCGGGCCGTGGTCAAGGACGCGACCATGCCGGTCCTCAAGCATTACAAGGGCGTATGCCACATCTATGTCCACAAGGACGCGGATCAGGAGCAGGCCCTGTCCATCGTCGAGAACGCCAAGGTGCAGCGTCCGGGCGTGTGCAATGCCCTGGAATGCCTGCTCGTGCACGAGGGCGTCGCGCGGGAATTTCTGCCCCGCCTGGCCGCCTTGCTGGCGCCGCTGGGCGTGTCTTTCAGGGCCTGTCCACGTTCCCTGCCACTTCTTGGCGACACGGCCACGCACGCCGAGGTCGATGATTTTGGGCGCGAGTTTCTGTCCCTGACCCTGGCGGTGAAGATCGTCGACACCCAGGCCGAGGCCGAGGAGCACATCGCCCGCTACGGCTCGGGTCATTCCGAAGCCATCCTGACCCGCACCCACGACCGGGCCATGCGTTTCCTGCGGACGGTGGACGCCTCATGCGTGCTCATCAACGCCTCCACACGTTTCAACGACGGCGGAGAGTTGGGGCTGGGTGCCGAGATCGGCATCAGCACCTCGAAGATCCACGCCTACGGACCCATGGGCGTGAAGGAGCTGACCAGCCTCAAGTACATCGTCTTCGGAGAAGGGCAGGTGCGTGTCTAG
- a CDS encoding sigma-54-dependent Fis family transcriptional regulator: MMTAEFLHYLQTLQGTVQHLDPMSPLQSSLDSLLAMTAEAMKYKRMALAILDPKANTIRFDLTYGHKGPVKATYLPGQGVTGQVLDSGKSIIIEAMGNDERFLNKAMGRTQKELAELSFICVPVTRINSEGIQEALGVLSADIPCQTPEVLQVHCAFLEVLAAVIARQTAYLQENMAQKELWASMGFLGESLDRDTAMVQAKIVATSKAMAFVMGQIMQVASSKASVLLRGESGTGKELLAEAIHNASSRRTKPLIRLNCAALPSELLESELFGHERGAFTGAVGSKKGRFELAHGGTLFLDEIGELSPEAQSKLLRALQEGEIQRLGSEKSIKVDVRIICATHQPLENLIKSGEFREDLYYRINVFPIFIPPLRERREDILPLAEYFLEFFAKEYSKNIKRISMPAIDLLTQYQWHGNVRELRNCLERAVLICNEEAIRTYHLPPTLQTAESSATDNQLSFGEAVGKFEQEILVEALQKCGGNMLQVARELRASYRIINYKIKKYNLDPKKYDGRGKTRKP; this comes from the coding sequence ATGATGACCGCCGAATTCCTGCATTATCTGCAAACGCTTCAAGGCACGGTGCAGCACCTCGATCCCATGAGCCCGCTGCAATCGAGCCTGGACAGCCTGCTCGCCATGACCGCCGAGGCCATGAAATACAAACGCATGGCGCTGGCCATCCTCGACCCCAAGGCCAACACCATCCGTTTCGACCTCACCTACGGGCACAAGGGGCCGGTGAAAGCCACGTACCTGCCCGGCCAGGGAGTCACCGGACAGGTTCTGGACAGCGGGAAATCCATCATCATCGAGGCCATGGGAAACGACGAACGCTTTCTGAACAAGGCCATGGGCCGCACCCAGAAGGAACTGGCCGAACTTTCCTTCATCTGCGTCCCGGTCACGCGGATCAACTCCGAGGGCATCCAGGAGGCGCTCGGCGTGCTCAGCGCGGACATCCCCTGCCAGACGCCCGAAGTGTTGCAGGTTCACTGCGCCTTTCTTGAGGTTCTGGCCGCTGTCATCGCCCGCCAGACCGCGTATCTGCAGGAAAACATGGCCCAGAAAGAACTCTGGGCCTCCATGGGCTTCCTGGGCGAGAGCCTGGATCGCGACACGGCCATGGTGCAGGCCAAGATCGTGGCCACCTCCAAGGCCATGGCCTTTGTCATGGGGCAGATCATGCAGGTCGCGTCGAGCAAGGCCTCGGTGCTGCTGCGCGGCGAATCGGGCACCGGCAAGGAGCTCCTGGCCGAGGCCATCCACAACGCCAGCTCCCGCCGCACCAAGCCCCTCATCCGTCTCAACTGCGCGGCGCTGCCCTCGGAACTGCTGGAGAGCGAGCTGTTCGGCCATGAACGCGGCGCCTTCACCGGCGCGGTAGGTTCCAAGAAGGGCCGCTTCGAGCTGGCCCACGGTGGCACCCTGTTTCTGGACGAAATCGGGGAACTCAGCCCCGAGGCCCAGTCCAAGCTGCTGCGCGCCCTGCAGGAAGGGGAGATCCAGCGCCTTGGGAGCGAGAAAAGCATCAAGGTCGACGTGCGCATCATCTGCGCCACCCACCAGCCGCTGGAAAACCTGATCAAGTCCGGCGAATTCCGCGAAGATCTCTATTACCGCATTAACGTCTTCCCCATCTTCATTCCGCCCCTGCGCGAACGCCGGGAGGACATCCTGCCCCTGGCCGAGTATTTCCTGGAATTCTTCGCCAAGGAGTACTCAAAAAACATCAAGCGCATCTCCATGCCCGCCATCGACCTGCTGACCCAGTACCAGTGGCACGGCAACGTGCGCGAGCTGCGCAACTGCCTGGAGCGGGCCGTGCTGATCTGCAACGAAGAGGCCATCCGCACCTACCATCTGCCACCGACCTTGCAGACTGCCGAAAGCTCGGCCACGGACAACCAGCTCTCCTTCGGCGAAGCCGTGGGCAAATTTGAGCAGGAGATCCTGGTCGAGGCCCTGCAGAAATGCGGGGGCAACATGCTGCAGGTGGCCAGGGAGCTCAGGGCCAGCTACCGGATCATCAACTACAAGATCAAGAAGTACAACCTCGACCCCAAAAAATACGACGGGCGGGGCAAGACGCGCAAACCCTGA